The Plasmodium relictum strain SGS1 genome assembly, chromosome: 9 genome window below encodes:
- the CK2alpha gene encoding casein kinase 2, alpha subunit, putative yields MSVSSINKRIYIPKFYADVNIHKPKEYYDYDNLELQWNKPNRYEIMKKIGRGKYSEVFNGYDTEYNRPCAIKVLKPVKKKKIKREIKILQNLHGGPNIIKLLDIVKDPVTKTPSLIFEYINNIDFKTLYPKFTDKDIRYYIYQILKALDYCHSQGIMHRDVKPHNIMIDHENKQIRLIDWGLAEFYHPGQEYNVRVASRYYKGPELLIDLQLYDYSLDIWSLGCMLAGMIFKKEPFFCGHDNYDQLVKIAKVLGTDDLHAYLKKYNIKLKPHYLNILGEYERKPWSHFLTQSNIDIAKDEVIDLIDKMLVYDHAKRIAPKEAMEHPYFKEVREEL; encoded by the coding sequence ATGTCAGTGAGTTCAATAAacaaaagaatatatataccaAAATTCTATGCTGATGTCAACATTCATAAGCCAAAAGAATATTATGATTATGATAATTTAGAGTTACAATGGAATAAACCAAACAGATatgaaataatgaaaaaaataggaAGAGGAAAATACAGTGAAGTGTTTAATGGATACGATACTGAATATAATAGACCATGTGCAATAAAAGTTTTGAAGcctgttaaaaaaaaaaagataaaaagagaaattaaaattttacaaaatttaCATGGAGGACCTAATATTATAAAGCTATTAGATATAGTGAAAGACCCTGTAACAAAAACGCCATCATTAAtatttgaatatataaataatattgattTCAAAACATTATATCCAAAGTTTACTGATAAAGATATACGctattatatttatcaaaTTTTAAAAGCTCTTGATTACTGTCATAGTCAAGGTATTATGCACAGAGATGTAAAACCACATAACATCATGATTGATCAtgaaaataaacaaataagaTTAATTGATTGGGGATTAGCTGAATTTTATCACCCTGGTCAGGAATATAATGTTCGTGTGGCTAGTAGATATTATAAAGGACCTGAATTGCTAATAGATTTGCAGTTATATGATTATTCTTTAGATATATGGAGTCTTGGTTGTATGTTAGCTGGAATGATTTTTAAAAAGGAGCCTTTTTTTTGTGGTCATGATAATTATGATCAATTAGTTAAAATTGCAAAAGTTTTGGGAACAGATGATTTACAtgcttatttaaaaaaatataatataaaactaAAGCCACATTATCTTAATATATTAGGTGAATATGAAAGAAAACCATGGTCTCACTTTTTAACTCAATCAAATATTGATATTGCAAAAGATGAAGTTATTGATTTAATTGATAAGATGCTTGTTTATGATCATGCGAAAAGAATAGCCCCTAAAGAGGCTATGGAGCACCCATACTTTAAGGAGGTGCGAGaagaattataa